A window of Caldicellulosiruptoraceae bacterium PP1 contains these coding sequences:
- a CDS encoding ABC transporter permease subunit, protein MDRKEKLFGYLFLLPAVLVFLLVAVVPLFQTFLYSFFDIQLNNPIKNEVNFKYKINVENYANTRFTIDSMVESIEGGNISSQEKQKINEIKKEMSKIDNILFSDKAKKDILNKVNDRLNNFKPVEDSLKYMEIATSDINQYNKELNTINKIAATLNKSQENEDLKQAFIGLEQVVIKPNFVGFRNYAFYIKDTRLWQATKNTALFTIVTVFFELIFGLLLALAMNREFRFKNAFKSIVLLPWAIPTVISGLMWKFLYDGQIGILAKIFAKIGIIGSQADLLSSTGNALFAVMTADIWKTTPYIAILLVAGLQTIPTSLYEAAKVDGANAIRQFFTITLPLLKPTILVALLFRTLDAFRVFDLIYVLTGGGPANSTESVSIYAYKTLFAQLDFGMGSTLAVFIFIMVTIISFVYIKVLGAEVFSSGKGR, encoded by the coding sequence ATGGATAGAAAAGAAAAGCTATTTGGGTATCTATTTTTACTACCTGCTGTTTTGGTATTTTTGCTTGTAGCTGTTGTTCCGCTTTTTCAAACATTTTTGTACAGCTTCTTTGACATACAGTTAAATAACCCAATTAAAAATGAAGTAAATTTTAAATATAAAATCAATGTAGAAAATTATGCAAATACCAGATTTACTATTGATAGTATGGTAGAAAGTATTGAAGGAGGTAATATTTCTTCTCAAGAAAAACAGAAAATAAATGAGATAAAAAAAGAGATGTCAAAGATTGATAATATCTTATTTAGTGATAAAGCAAAAAAAGATATTCTAAACAAAGTAAATGATAGACTTAATAACTTTAAGCCAGTAGAAGACAGCTTAAAATATATGGAAATTGCAACCTCTGATATAAACCAATATAATAAAGAATTAAATACAATTAATAAAATAGCAGCTACTTTAAACAAATCACAAGAAAATGAGGATCTCAAACAAGCCTTTATTGGACTTGAACAGGTTGTAATAAAGCCAAACTTTGTAGGATTTAGAAACTATGCCTTTTATATAAAGGATACAAGACTTTGGCAGGCAACTAAAAATACTGCACTATTCACTATTGTTACAGTATTTTTTGAATTGATATTTGGACTTTTGTTAGCTCTTGCAATGAACAGGGAATTTAGATTTAAAAATGCTTTCAAAAGTATAGTTCTTTTGCCTTGGGCTATTCCAACTGTTATTTCGGGTCTTATGTGGAAGTTTTTATATGATGGACAGATAGGTATTTTAGCAAAAATTTTTGCTAAAATTGGTATCATAGGTTCTCAAGCTGACTTATTATCAAGTACAGGTAATGCACTATTTGCTGTAATGACAGCAGATATATGGAAGACAACACCATATATTGCTATTCTTCTTGTTGCAGGGCTTCAAACAATTCCAACATCATTGTATGAGGCAGCAAAGGTTGATGGTGCTAATGCAATAAGACAATTTTTCACAATTACATTACCTCTTTTAAAACCCACAATACTTGTAGCATTATTATTTAGAACGTTAGATGCATTTAGGGTATTTGATTTGATATATGTTTTAACTGGTGGAGGGCCAGCAAATTCAACAGAATCTGTTTCCATATATGCTTACAAAACACTTTTTGCACAACTTGACTTTGGTATGGGTTCAACATTAGCAGTATTTATATTTATAATGGTAACAATTATAAGCTTTGTATATATAAAGGTTCTTGGTGCAGAAGTATTTTCCTCTGGCAAAGGAAGGTGA
- a CDS encoding carbohydrate ABC transporter permease, with amino-acid sequence MQKSQINKKERITKIIVSAFIIGALIIILFPYYWLLLTSIRPKQEIYNISSLITLHPQFGNYLFVFKERPFARYILNSFIIASETTIISLVIASLAAYAIAKTQISQRVKQLVLSLSLAVSMFPQITIVSPIYVIVKDLGLRNSWFGLLIPYTTFSLPLAIWYLTTFYQGVSHEIDEAAKIDGCNTFQIFYKIITPLVMPGIFTSAILIFISVWNEFLFALTINTDDIWRTVAVGIVMFQGRFTIPWDEISAAATIVMIPLIVMVFLFQQKIISGLTAGAVKE; translated from the coding sequence ATGCAAAAAAGTCAGATTAATAAAAAAGAAAGAATAACAAAAATAATTGTTTCAGCATTTATTATAGGTGCTTTAATAATAATATTATTTCCTTATTATTGGTTATTGTTAACATCAATAAGGCCGAAACAAGAAATTTATAATATTTCATCACTTATAACCTTACATCCACAGTTTGGAAACTATTTATTCGTGTTTAAAGAAAGACCTTTTGCAAGATATATCTTAAACAGTTTTATTATTGCTTCAGAAACAACAATAATATCATTAGTAATTGCTTCATTGGCAGCTTATGCAATAGCAAAAACACAAATAAGTCAGAGGGTAAAACAGTTGGTATTAAGTTTATCATTAGCTGTTTCAATGTTTCCACAAATTACAATAGTATCACCTATTTATGTTATAGTAAAGGATTTAGGTCTTAGAAATAGCTGGTTTGGACTTTTGATACCTTATACTACATTTTCGTTACCACTTGCTATTTGGTATCTTACAACATTTTATCAAGGTGTATCACATGAGATAGATGAGGCAGCTAAAATAGATGGTTGCAACACATTCCAAATATTTTATAAGATTATTACACCGCTAGTAATGCCAGGGATATTTACATCAGCAATATTAATATTTATATCTGTATGGAACGAATTCCTATTTGCATTAACAATTAATACTGATGATATTTGGAGAACAGTAGCTGTTGGTATTGTTATGTTCCAAGGAAGATTTACAATACCATGGGATGAAATCTCAGCAGCTGCAACAATTGTTATGATACCACTTATTGTTATGGTATTCTTATTCCAGCAAAAGATTATCTCTGGATTGACTGCAGGTGCTGTAAAAGAATAA
- a CDS encoding helix-turn-helix domain-containing protein, giving the protein MQALHELNILEKDFPFRLFFTESIEFPPHWHEAIEVVYVIEGNIDVGVNNELFKLDSKDILIIGMGDVHYYKSNKYWNKIVVIQFDLDFYNTISNYISDRKYSKLLLSKTRKFDYKEHYNVHKELENQIISLIEEYNKKLDGYKMAIKARLLDILVLLLRNIDNYICSVEKIKKHFAKLERLEKIFDYIENNYHKDISLDEIAQVANYSTFHFTRFFKQVTGMTFSQYLSIYRIKRAEWLLINKNLSIAEIAMNTGFNSIKTFNRVFKNIKGCSPTEYKKQYLRND; this is encoded by the coding sequence ATGCAAGCTTTGCACGAACTTAATATCTTAGAAAAAGATTTCCCATTTAGGCTATTCTTTACTGAAAGCATAGAGTTTCCTCCACATTGGCATGAAGCAATTGAGGTAGTGTATGTCATTGAAGGGAATATTGACGTGGGTGTCAACAATGAATTATTTAAACTAGATTCAAAAGATATCTTAATAATAGGAATGGGTGATGTCCATTATTATAAGTCAAATAAATATTGGAATAAGATAGTTGTAATTCAGTTCGATCTTGATTTTTATAATACAATATCAAATTATATATCAGATAGAAAGTATTCAAAACTTTTATTAAGTAAAACAAGGAAATTTGATTATAAAGAACATTACAATGTTCATAAGGAATTGGAAAATCAAATAATTTCACTAATAGAGGAATACAATAAAAAACTTGATGGTTATAAAATGGCAATAAAAGCAAGACTTTTAGATATATTGGTTTTGTTGTTAAGGAATATTGATAATTATATATGTTCGGTTGAAAAAATTAAAAAGCACTTTGCTAAACTGGAAAGGTTAGAGAAGATATTTGATTATATTGAAAATAATTATCATAAAGACATATCATTAGATGAAATAGCTCAAGTGGCAAATTATAGCACATTTCATTTTACTAGGTTTTTTAAACAGGTTACAGGTATGACCTTCTCGCAATATTTGAGTATTTATAGAATCAAGAGGGCAGAATGGTTACTTATCAACAAAAATCTATCAATAGCTGAAATAGCAATGAATACAGGCTTTAATAGTATTAAAACATTTAATAGGGTATTCAAAAATATAAAAGGATGTTCACCTACTGAATATAAAAAGCAATATTTGAGAAATGATTAG
- a CDS encoding ThuA domain-containing protein: MKRKALIVYGGWDGHEPDKVARIFEKTLLQENFEVEVYDTLDAFLDFEKLKQLHLIVPIWTMGKITKEQVTNCLEAVASGVGIAGCHGGMCDAFRECVEWQFMTGGQWVSHPGGDGVEYIVNIKSGSSPIVEGIKDFKVKSEQYYVHIDPAIEVLATTRFPVINWYHAANGEVDVPVVWTKRWGLGRVFYNSLGHHADIFDIYEPLELMRRGFLWAAEGKDFAINKGLDKSIYEDKEHKMF; encoded by the coding sequence TTGAAAAGAAAGGCATTAATTGTTTATGGAGGTTGGGATGGCCATGAACCTGATAAGGTGGCACGCATATTCGAAAAAACTTTATTACAAGAGAATTTTGAAGTAGAAGTATATGACACTTTAGATGCTTTCTTGGATTTTGAAAAATTAAAACAGCTTCATTTGATAGTGCCAATATGGACTATGGGGAAAATTACAAAAGAACAGGTTACAAATTGTTTAGAGGCTGTGGCATCTGGTGTTGGAATTGCTGGCTGTCATGGTGGTATGTGTGATGCATTTCGTGAATGTGTTGAATGGCAATTTATGACAGGAGGACAGTGGGTATCACATCCTGGCGGTGATGGAGTGGAATATATAGTTAATATAAAAAGTGGATCAAGCCCTATTGTGGAAGGGATAAAAGATTTTAAGGTAAAGAGTGAACAGTATTATGTACATATTGATCCTGCAATTGAGGTTCTTGCAACTACAAGGTTTCCAGTAATAAATTGGTATCATGCTGCAAATGGTGAGGTTGATGTGCCAGTTGTTTGGACAAAAAGATGGGGGCTTGGAAGGGTATTTTATAATTCATTAGGACACCATGCTGATATATTTGATATTTATGAACCTTTAGAGTTGATGCGAAGAGGCTTTTTATGGGCAGCAGAAGGAAAGGATTTTGCGATAAATAAAGGTTTAGATAAAAGTATATATGAAGATAAGGAACATAAGATGTTTTAA
- a CDS encoding Gfo/Idh/MocA family protein: MEKVKVGIIGCGNISGIYLKNCTKLFNILEVKAVSDIIKERAIEKAKEYNIPNVYTVEELLNDDEIKIVINLTIPNAHYEVCKKALEAGKHVYVEKPLSITREQGQELLNLSKEKGLRIGCAPDTFLGGGIQTCRKIIDDGWIGDIVAATAFMVCHGHESWHPDPEFYYKIGGGPMFDMGPYYLTALINLIGPIRRVTGSARISFAERLITSQKKYGTKIEVEVPTHIAGVMDFENGAIGTIITSFDVWSSTLPCIEIYGSEGTLRVPDPNTFGGPIYLRLKNSSEWKEIPLVYGYSENSRGFGVTDMAYAILEGREHRANGDLAYHVLDVMHGFIDSSNTSRHYLVESFCNKPEALPLNRSNY, encoded by the coding sequence ATGGAAAAAGTAAAAGTAGGTATTATAGGTTGTGGGAATATAAGTGGAATATATCTTAAAAACTGTACAAAGCTATTTAATATTCTAGAAGTAAAAGCAGTTTCTGATATTATAAAAGAAAGAGCCATCGAAAAAGCAAAAGAATATAATATACCTAATGTATATACTGTCGAAGAACTATTAAATGATGATGAGATTAAGATTGTTATTAATCTAACAATACCAAATGCACATTATGAGGTATGTAAAAAAGCTTTGGAGGCAGGTAAACACGTTTATGTTGAAAAACCATTATCAATTACAAGAGAACAAGGGCAGGAGCTTTTAAACTTATCAAAAGAAAAAGGATTACGTATTGGTTGTGCACCTGATACATTTTTGGGTGGCGGGATTCAGACTTGTAGAAAGATAATTGATGATGGATGGATTGGTGATATTGTAGCTGCAACAGCCTTTATGGTATGTCATGGACATGAAAGTTGGCATCCAGATCCAGAGTTTTATTATAAAATTGGTGGTGGACCGATGTTTGATATGGGGCCTTACTATCTTACTGCATTAATAAATCTTATTGGCCCAATAAGAAGAGTTACAGGTTCTGCGAGAATATCCTTTGCTGAGAGATTGATTACAAGTCAAAAGAAATATGGGACTAAAATTGAAGTAGAGGTTCCAACACACATAGCTGGAGTTATGGATTTTGAAAATGGTGCTATTGGAACCATAATTACAAGCTTTGATGTATGGAGCTCTACATTACCATGTATAGAGATATATGGCAGTGAAGGTACTTTGAGAGTGCCTGATCCTAACACATTTGGTGGCCCAATTTATTTACGTTTAAAGAATTCTAGTGAATGGAAAGAAATACCCCTTGTATATGGCTACTCTGAAAATAGCAGAGGATTTGGAGTTACTGATATGGCTTATGCAATATTAGAAGGAAGAGAACATAGAGCAAATGGGGATTTAGCATACCATGTTCTTGATGTTATGCATGGTTTTATTGACTCTTCAAATACATCACGACATTATCTTGTTGAAAGTTTTTGTAATAAGCCTGAAGCATTACCACTTAACCGATCTAATTATTAA
- a CDS encoding glycoside hydrolase family 3 N-terminal domain-containing protein, with product MKYKDKSLPYEVRVKDLLSVMTIDEKVAQLSGTNLSDIFTDISNFTVSKEKMKETIPYGCGYIGRIGGATDLKPEEIANITNKIQEYFINETRLGIPVIFLTEATTGVLSRNHTLFPQNIGLGAMFNDNLIYKMGDAIRKEMISTGERLALAPVVDVVRDHRYGRYEESFGEDVYLTSRYAIEFVRGLQSDDLTNGVAATLKHYAAQGISDGGRNCAPIHIIENEMLNQYILPFEAAIQDADAQCVMAAYHEYDGMPCHANSRLLKGILRELLKFNGILMSDGGGIQLIKHYHEYCKEEEDTAILAMNAGIDMELDFIFKKYLKQLILSNKISTNLLDKAVERILLLKFKLGLFDNPYVDVKKTKSYVFSDKNKAITKEMAQQSIVLLKNSNNILPLSKNIKNIAVIGPLANKKEFAYGDYSYPTHFEEMFYTSEGLSEEEVLARSLFFKRAGTKYEDLFHNTQTIYQAIKEKVHPDTIVSFAEGLKDTFNYNNDADFCKFDEAIEAAKKADVIIAVCGDTSGMGYENDSGESVDRVEITLSKEQRELLKRLYETQKPIILVLCNARPLELSFESQYMAAIIEAFKPGYKGAEAIADVIFGDYNPAGRLPVTIPKHIGQLPIYYSQHITGKKQFWRNKYLEMDLEPLYPFGYGLSYTKFSYEDISFELSNDSIKVYATIHNTGDYDGEEVVQIYVRKKYTSIIQPEKELKAFKRVFIKKSQKIKIEFDVFLDSLAYYNKNNDLIIENCVLDVMIGSSSKDIKASKSFDLIFENGLKKVEKRLFNNFAKVYNL from the coding sequence ATGAAATACAAAGATAAATCTTTACCTTATGAAGTAAGAGTAAAAGATTTGTTATCAGTAATGACAATTGATGAAAAAGTAGCTCAGTTATCTGGTACAAATCTTAGTGATATATTTACAGATATATCTAATTTTACAGTATCAAAAGAAAAAATGAAAGAAACTATTCCATATGGCTGTGGATATATAGGAAGAATTGGTGGAGCAACTGATTTAAAACCAGAGGAGATAGCAAATATTACTAATAAAATACAGGAATATTTTATTAATGAGACAAGATTAGGTATTCCAGTTATTTTTCTTACAGAAGCAACCACTGGAGTTCTTAGTCGGAATCATACTCTTTTTCCACAAAATATTGGTCTTGGAGCAATGTTTAATGATAATTTGATTTATAAAATGGGCGATGCTATTAGGAAAGAAATGATTTCAACGGGTGAAAGATTGGCATTAGCTCCAGTGGTTGATGTAGTAAGAGACCATAGATATGGTAGATATGAAGAGTCTTTTGGAGAAGATGTATATTTAACATCAAGATATGCCATTGAATTTGTACGAGGTTTACAATCTGATGACCTTACAAATGGAGTTGCTGCAACTTTAAAACATTACGCTGCACAGGGAATAAGTGATGGTGGTAGGAATTGTGCACCTATTCATATAATAGAAAATGAGATGTTAAATCAATATATTTTGCCTTTTGAGGCAGCAATTCAAGATGCTGATGCACAATGTGTTATGGCTGCATATCATGAATATGATGGTATGCCTTGTCACGCAAATAGTCGATTGTTAAAGGGTATACTTAGAGAACTATTGAAATTTAACGGCATACTTATGTCAGATGGTGGAGGTATTCAACTTATAAAGCACTATCATGAATATTGCAAAGAGGAAGAAGATACTGCCATATTAGCTATGAATGCCGGTATAGACATGGAACTTGATTTTATTTTTAAAAAATATCTAAAACAATTAATACTATCAAATAAAATTTCTACTAATTTGTTAGATAAAGCTGTTGAAAGAATTTTATTATTAAAATTCAAGTTAGGATTATTTGATAATCCATATGTTGATGTAAAGAAAACAAAAAGTTATGTATTTTCTGATAAAAATAAAGCAATCACTAAGGAGATGGCTCAGCAATCGATTGTTTTATTAAAAAATAGTAATAATATTTTACCTTTATCTAAAAATATAAAAAATATTGCTGTAATTGGACCTTTAGCAAACAAAAAAGAATTTGCATATGGTGACTATTCATATCCAACTCATTTTGAAGAGATGTTTTATACTTCTGAAGGGCTAAGTGAAGAAGAAGTGCTTGCAAGAAGCCTTTTCTTTAAGCGGGCTGGAACTAAATATGAAGACTTATTTCATAATACACAAACAATATATCAAGCAATAAAGGAAAAAGTACATCCCGATACTATAGTATCATTTGCAGAAGGATTAAAAGATACATTTAATTATAATAATGATGCTGATTTTTGTAAATTTGATGAAGCTATTGAAGCTGCAAAAAAAGCTGACGTAATTATTGCTGTATGTGGTGATACAAGCGGAATGGGATATGAAAATGACAGTGGAGAATCTGTTGATAGAGTTGAGATTACATTATCTAAGGAACAAAGAGAATTATTAAAAAGACTTTATGAGACACAAAAACCTATAATTTTGGTTTTGTGTAATGCAAGACCGCTTGAACTATCATTTGAAAGTCAATATATGGCAGCAATTATTGAGGCATTTAAACCAGGATATAAGGGTGCCGAAGCAATAGCAGATGTTATTTTTGGAGATTATAATCCTGCTGGTAGATTACCTGTAACAATCCCTAAACATATTGGGCAGTTACCTATTTATTATTCTCAACATATAACAGGGAAAAAGCAATTTTGGAGAAATAAATATCTTGAAATGGATTTAGAGCCGTTATATCCATTTGGATATGGACTTAGTTACACAAAATTTTCATATGAAGATATTAGTTTTGAGTTATCAAATGATAGTATAAAAGTATATGCAACTATTCATAATACTGGTGATTATGATGGTGAAGAAGTAGTACAAATTTATGTAAGGAAAAAATATACATCAATTATTCAACCTGAAAAAGAGTTGAAAGCATTTAAAAGAGTATTTATAAAAAAATCTCAAAAAATAAAAATTGAATTTGATGTTTTTTTAGATTCATTAGCATACTATAATAAAAATAATGATTTAATAATAGAAAATTGTGTTTTAGATGTTATGATAGGTTCATCATCAAAAGATATAAAAGCTTCAAAATCTTTTGATTTAATATTTGAAAATGGATTAAAAAAGGTTGAAAAAAGACTGTTTAACAACTTTGCGAAAGTATATAACCTTTAA
- a CDS encoding sugar MFS transporter produces the protein MKNSKNYLIFSLSYSLFINGIIIFFLGSLMPYILKDFKLTYSLAGIILTVQSIGNILGNIFVGFASDRVGRKSMIIFGSICFSAPFIFLFFAKSLFMLYLCFFVIGIGWAAITNLSTSEANNFPDNSASIVNFIHIFSAFGALFGPLFFAFILSITNGNWRYSLIGVFIFSSLLVFFLLFAPFSKPNKKEENISYKKAINFEFLLYIVIIFLYVSTEMNVNGWLAQYMVFKYKFLNISKATLFLSVLWGSIIIGRIICTYALKVGFSGYRLMLILSTGSLISLFLLLISKSMFFSILSIILLGLFFSGIFPSNMSNATVVTKNSNFLNGIIISSGGIGSSIISAIVGKIIDNYGMNYMMAFLTFNMFIVFLASTILFIKYKDNIK, from the coding sequence ATGAAAAATAGCAAAAATTACCTTATTTTTTCGCTTAGTTATTCTCTTTTTATTAATGGAATTATTATATTCTTTTTAGGATCTTTAATGCCTTATATTTTAAAGGATTTTAAATTAACTTATAGTTTAGCAGGAATTATTTTAACAGTTCAATCAATTGGAAATATTTTAGGTAATATTTTTGTTGGCTTTGCATCAGACAGGGTTGGAAGAAAAAGCATGATAATATTTGGAAGTATTTGTTTTTCTGCACCATTTATCTTTTTATTTTTTGCTAAAAGCCTTTTTATGTTATACCTATGCTTTTTTGTTATAGGTATAGGCTGGGCTGCTATTACAAATCTTTCAACTTCTGAGGCAAATAACTTTCCTGACAATTCTGCAAGCATTGTAAATTTCATTCATATATTCTCAGCCTTTGGAGCTTTATTTGGTCCATTATTTTTTGCCTTTATTTTATCAATAACAAATGGAAATTGGAGATATTCACTTATTGGTGTATTTATTTTTAGTTCATTATTGGTCTTTTTCTTATTATTTGCTCCATTTTCAAAGCCTAATAAAAAAGAAGAAAATATTTCTTATAAAAAAGCAATAAACTTTGAGTTTTTACTATATATTGTTATTATATTCTTGTATGTTTCTACCGAAATGAATGTCAATGGTTGGCTTGCACAATATATGGTGTTTAAATATAAGTTTTTAAATATTTCTAAAGCAACATTATTTTTATCTGTTCTATGGGGCAGTATAATAATTGGTAGAATTATTTGTACTTATGCTCTAAAGGTAGGATTTTCAGGGTATAGATTAATGCTTATTTTATCAACTGGTTCACTTATTTCACTGTTTTTATTGTTGATATCAAAATCAATGTTTTTTTCAATTTTATCTATTATTTTATTAGGTTTATTTTTTTCAGGTATTTTCCCATCAAATATGTCTAATGCTACTGTTGTTACAAAAAATTCTAACTTTCTAAATGGTATTATTATCTCATCTGGAGGTATTGGTAGTAGTATAATCTCAGCAATAGTAGGAAAGATTATTGATAATTATGGTATGAATTATATGATGGCTTTTTTAACATTTAATATGTTTATAGTTTTTTTAGCTTCAACAATTCTTTTTATTAAATATAAAGATAATATTAAATAA
- a CDS encoding oxaloacetate decarboxylase subunit alpha — MKVRFTETVLRDAQQSLIATRLPFEDFEGILETMDKAGYYSLECWGGATFDSCIRYLSEDPWERLRKIKSKVKNTKLQMLLRGQNLLGYKHYPDDVVRLFIKKSIENGMDIIRIFDALNDLRNIQVAVDETLKNGADAQGTIVYTLSPIHNLESYVKVGKELENMGVTSICIKDMAGIMGPKEAYDLIKALKENIKVPIILHTHSTTGLGILTYLKAVEAGIDGIDTAISSFSGGTSQPATETLNYALKQLGYDTGLNEKTLKEINDFFKPVKDKFVKNGTLNPFVLGTDTDALVYQVPGGMLSNLIAQLKQQNALNKLDEVLAEVPKVREDLGYPPLVTPMSQMVGTQAVANVLSGERYKVVLKEVKSYIRGEYGKPPGEINKELVKKVLGDEKPITIRFADTLDPIFDKTKGEIKDFAKTDEDVLSYILFPQIAEEFLKNGKQPKKQNTERKIEYSIQGV; from the coding sequence ATGAAAGTTAGGTTTACAGAAACTGTCCTTAGAGATGCTCAGCAAAGTCTCATAGCAACAAGACTTCCATTTGAAGACTTTGAGGGCATTTTAGAAACAATGGATAAGGCAGGCTATTATTCTCTTGAATGTTGGGGTGGTGCAACATTCGACTCCTGTATTAGATATCTAAGTGAAGACCCTTGGGAAAGATTACGAAAGATTAAAAGTAAGGTAAAAAATACAAAACTTCAGATGCTTTTACGAGGTCAAAACCTTCTTGGATATAAACATTATCCAGATGATGTTGTAAGGCTTTTTATTAAAAAATCCATAGAAAATGGTATGGATATTATTAGAATTTTTGATGCTTTAAATGACCTCAGAAATATTCAAGTAGCTGTTGATGAAACACTCAAAAATGGTGCAGATGCCCAAGGAACAATAGTTTACACATTAAGCCCAATTCATAATCTTGAAAGCTATGTTAAAGTGGGTAAAGAACTTGAGAATATGGGTGTGACATCAATATGTATAAAAGATATGGCAGGTATTATGGGGCCAAAAGAGGCATATGACCTTATAAAAGCTCTAAAAGAAAATATAAAAGTACCAATTATACTTCATACTCATTCAACTACAGGTTTAGGAATTCTTACTTATCTTAAAGCAGTAGAAGCTGGAATTGATGGAATTGATACAGCTATTTCATCTTTTTCTGGTGGAACAAGTCAGCCAGCTACCGAAACATTAAACTATGCTTTAAAACAATTAGGATATGATACTGGGCTTAATGAAAAGACCTTAAAAGAAATAAATGATTTCTTTAAGCCAGTTAAAGATAAGTTTGTTAAAAATGGTACACTTAATCCTTTTGTTCTTGGAACTGATACTGATGCACTTGTTTATCAGGTTCCAGGCGGTATGCTTTCTAACCTAATTGCTCAATTAAAACAACAAAATGCTCTAAATAAGCTTGATGAGGTTTTAGCAGAGGTTCCAAAAGTTAGAGAAGATTTAGGCTACCCTCCGCTTGTAACACCAATGAGCCAGATGGTTGGAACACAAGCTGTTGCAAATGTACTTTCAGGTGAAAGATATAAGGTTGTTTTAAAAGAGGTAAAATCATATATTCGTGGAGAATATGGAAAGCCACCAGGGGAGATTAATAAGGAACTTGTAAAAAAGGTTTTAGGTGATGAAAAACCAATAACAATAAGGTTTGCAGATACATTAGATCCCATATTTGATAAAACAAAAGGTGAGATTAAAGATTTTGCAAAAACAGATGAAGATGTTTTATCCTATATTTTATTCCCTCAAATTGCTGAAGAATTCTTAAAGAATGGTAAACAACCTAAAAAGCAAAATACTGAAAGAAAGATTGAATACTCAATTCAAGGTGTTTAA
- a CDS encoding OadG family protein, giving the protein MSMGERFILGINTTIIGMLVVFIVLVFLSYIIGFQSKILQKLVKTQDKKETNDIDLKVDFNEEYETIEKTGFTSGEATVVDADDETVAAILASVSFDADIPLNELKIKSIKPIIDKN; this is encoded by the coding sequence ATGTCTATGGGGGAAAGATTTATTCTTGGTATTAATACAACAATAATTGGAATGTTAGTAGTTTTCATAGTGTTGGTATTTTTAAGCTATATAATTGGTTTTCAATCGAAGATTCTACAAAAATTAGTAAAAACTCAGGATAAAAAAGAAACAAATGATATTGATTTAAAAGTGGATTTTAATGAAGAATATGAAACTATTGAAAAAACAGGCTTTACATCAGGTGAAGCAACTGTTGTTGATGCAGATGATGAAACTGTTGCAGCAATTTTAGCTAGTGTTTCATTTGATGCAGATATTCCATTAAATGAATTAAAAATAAAATCTATTAAACCAATAATTGATAAGAACTAA
- a CDS encoding biotin/lipoyl-binding protein: MKYIVTINGKKYEVEVEKVSGNGSSKSVENKVNISSSDFNGKINITAPLPGKILNVNISEGQKVKKGDVLFILEAMKMENEVMAPQDGVVAKVLVSKGAQVNSGDLLASLN; encoded by the coding sequence ATGAAATATATTGTAACTATAAATGGTAAAAAATATGAGGTTGAGGTTGAAAAGGTTTCTGGAAATGGTTCTTCAAAATCAGTTGAAAATAAAGTTAATATTTCAAGCTCAGATTTCAATGGAAAGATAAACATTACTGCACCATTACCAGGTAAAATACTAAATGTAAATATTTCTGAGGGGCAAAAAGTTAAAAAAGGAGATGTCCTATTTATACTTGAAGCTATGAAAATGGAAAATGAAGTTATGGCACCTCAAGATGGAGTTGTAGCAAAGGTTTTAGTTTCTAAAGGAGCTCAGGTAAATAGTGGTGACTTACTTGCTAGCCTAAATTAA